A region of the Mycobacteriales bacterium genome:
TCAAGCGCGCGCACCTCTTCACGGTCGTGGGCGCGCGGCTACGGCCCGCACAGCGGGCCACGCGCACCGGAACGTCCCCATCCTACCGGGTGAACGCCGTTTCAGGGGCCGTTGCGGGCGGCTGAAAACGCGTGTGCCGCGCGAACGCCGAACCGGTGGACACCCCCACGCGGGGCGGCCGTGTCCTAGCCGTACGTGTCGCGCTCGCCGCGGCCGCCGCGCACGCGCCACTCGCCGGGCGCGCGGGCCCGCCCCGAGGAGGGGCCGTTGACCCGGACGGTGGTGACGACGGCGGCGCCGAGGTCGGCGTTGACCCGCTCCTGGATCTGCCGGGACATCAGCCGGAGCTGGGTCGCCCAGGCGGTCGACTCGGCGGCGAGGACCAGCTCGCCGTCGCGCAGCGACGTGGGCGTGCAGTGGTCGGCGACCTCCGGGCCGGCGATCTCCGGCCAGCGGGCGAGGACGGAGTGGACACGGGACTCGTTCTCCCAGCCGCGGGCGCGCAGGAACGCCTCGATCGCCGCGCCGAACGACTGCGGGTCGCCGCCGGTGCGCTTGCGGTCCGGCTTGGGGCGCGGCTCGGTGGCGCGGCGCCGCGCGCGGGCGCGGGCCTGCTCGAGCATCGCGCGGGCGAGGTCCGGCCCCGGCTGCTCATCGGACACGGGTCACCTGCCCGGCGGCGACGTCGTAGCGCGCGCCCTGGAGCTCCTCCGGAACGTCGCCGAGCACGGCGGCCGTGATCAGCACCTGCTCGCGCGGCGCGACGAGCGCCGCGAGGCGGTCGCGGCGCGACGCGTCGAGCTCGGCGAACACGTCGTCGAGCACCAGCACCGGCTCGCCGCCGTCGGCGGTGAGCAGGTCGTGCGAGGCGATGCGCAGCGCGAGCGCGAGCGACCACGACTCGCCGTGGCTCGCGTACCCCTTGGCCGGCAGGTCGCCGATGGACAGCACCAGCTCGTCGCGGTGCGGGCCGACCAGGCTGATGCCGCGGTCCAGCTCCTGCTTGCGGATGTCCGACAGCGCGGCGAGCAACGCCGCCGACAGCAGGTCGCGGTCGGGCACCATCGGCGCGTCCGGGCCGAGCGAGGAGCGGTACTCCAGCCCGGTCGGCCCGCCGCCGCCGGAGAGCACGTCGTACGCCTTGTCCACCAGCGGCCGCAACGCCTCCACCGCCTCGATGCGCCCGGCCAGCAGCTCGGCGCCGTGCTGGGCGAGGTGCTCGTCCCACACGTCGAGGGTGCGGAAGTCGGCGCCGCCGCGGGCGATCGCGGCCGTCTTCAGCAGGGCGTTGCGCTGCTTGAGGACCCGGTCGTAGTCGGCCTTGACCCCGTGGTAGCGCGGCGCGCGCGCGACGAGGAGCTGGTCGAGGAAGTGCCGGCGGTCGTGCGGGTCGCCCTTCACCAGCGCCAGGTCCTCCGGCGCGAACAGCACCGTCCGCAACGCCCCCAGCACCTCGCGCGGGCGCGGCACCGGCGCGCGGTTGATCCGCGCGCGGTTGGCCTTGCCGGGCGTCAGCTCCAGCTCGACCAGCGTGGCGCGGCCCTCGCGCATGACCTCGCAGCGGACGACGGCGCGTTCGGCGCCGGCGCGGACCAGCGGCGCGTCGGTGGCGACGCGGTGGCTGCCAAGGGTGGCGACGTAGCCGATGGCCTCGACCAGGTTGGTCTTCCCCTGGCCGTTCGGGCCGATCAGCGTCGACGGCCCGCGGTCGAACGACAGCACGACCTCCGGGTAGGAACGGAAGTCGGTCAGCCCGAGCCGGGAGACGAACATCTACTCGGCGACGTCGCGCTTGGTCTCGCCGGTCTCCGGGAGGACGGCGTGGCCGCCGAACTGGTTGCGCAGCGTCGCGATGACCTTCATCGCGATCGACTCGTCCTGCCGCGACGCGAACCGCGCGAACAACGCCGCCGAGATGACGTGCAGCGGCACCGCCGCGCGGACCGCCTCGTCGACGGTCCAGCGGCCCTCGCCGGAGTCCTCGGCGTAGCCGCGCACCTTGGTCAGCCCGGGATCGGTCTCCAGTGCGCGGACCATCAGGTCGAGCAGCCACGACCGGACGACCGAGCCGTACCGCCACGCGGCGACCGTGGCCGGCACGTCGATGCGCAGGTCGGCGGCCTCCATCAGCTCGTACCCCTCGGCGTAGGCCTGCATCAGGCCGTACTCGATGCCGTTGTGGACCATCTTCGTGAAGTGCCCTGCGCCGGGCTCGCCGGCGTGGACGAACCCGCCCTCCGGCGCCAGCGCGTCGAAGAACGGCCGCGCCGCGGCGACCGCCTCGTCGGTGCCGCCGACCATGAGGCAGAACCCCTCGGTCAGCCCCCACACGCCGCCGGAGACGCCGGCGTCGACGTAGCCGATGCCCCGCTCGGCGAACACCCGGCCGCGGGCGATCGAGTCGCGGAAGTTGGAGTTGCCGCCCTCGACCACGACGTCGCCCTCGGCGAGCAGGCTGAGCAGCTCGTCCAGCGTCGACTGCGTCGGCGCGCCGGCCGGCAGCATCACCCAGACCACGCGCGGCGCCGGCAGCGCCTCGACCAGCGCGGCGAGCGAGTCGACGTCACGGTGCTCGGGCGCCCGGTCGTAGCCGACGACGTCGAGCCCGTGCTCGCGGATCCGCTGCGTCATGCCCCAGCCCATGCGGCCGAGGCCGACCATCCCCAGCGCCGGCATCAGCCGGAGAGCCGGACCGGCATCAGGAGGTACCGGTAGTCCTCCGCGTCCTTGCCGGTGATGACCGCCGGCTTGACCGGGCCGTTGAACGACAGCTCGGCGAGGTCGGAGCCGATCGCGCCGAGGCCGTCGAGCAGGTACGTCGGGTTGAACGCGATCGTCATCGCCTCGCCCTCGTACGCCGCCTCGATCGACTCCGACGCCTGCGCCTCGTCGCCGGTGCCCGCGTCGAGCACGAGCTCGTCGGCGCCGAGCGTGAGGCGGATCGGCGTGTTGCGCTGCGCGACGAGCGAGACGCGCTTGACCGCGTCGACCAGCGCGCTGGTGGTGACCCGCGCGACCGAGCCGAAGTCGTTGGGGATGAGCGAGCGGTACTTCGGGAACTCGCCCTCGAGCAGCCGGGTCGTGGTGCGGCGGGTACCGCCGGAGAAGCCGGCCATGCCCTCGCCCTGGCTGCCGTTGCCGAGCGCGACCGCCACCTCGGCGCCGGTGGTGGCCAGCGTCTTGGCGGCGTCGTTGATGGTGCGGGCCGGGATGAGCGCGGTCACCGCCTCGGCGCCGGGCTCCGGCCGCCACTTCAGCTCGCGCACCGCCAGCCGGTAGCGGTCGGTGGCGGCGAGGGTGAGCGAGTCGCCGTCGATCTCGACGCGGATGCCGGTGAGCACCGGCAGCGTGTCGTCGCGCCCGGCGGCCACGAACACCTGGCCCACCGCGGCCGCGAACGCGTCGCTGGCGATGGTGCCCGCCGCCGGCGGCATGTCCGGCAGCGACGGGTAGTCCTCGACCGGCATCGTCGGCAGCGTGAACCGCGCGGTGCCGCAGGTCAGCACCGCCCGCGCGCCGTCGGTCTGGAGGCTCACCGGGGCGACCGGCAGCGACTTGGTGATCTCCGACAGCAGGCGGCCGAGCACCACGACGGTGCCGGCCTCCTCCGCCTGGACCTCCAGCGTCGCCTGCGCGGACACCTCGTAGTCGAAGCCGGAGAGCGTCAGCTCGTGGCCGCGCACCTCCAGCCGCAGGCCGGACAGGACCGGGACCGCCGGGCGGGCCGGCAGGGACCGCGCGGTCCAGGCCACCGCCTCCGCGAAGTCGTCGCGCTCGACTCGGAACCTCACTGCGTACCGCCCTCTCGGTCCTGTGGGGTGTGCCTAATAGTTCTTGTGTAGTTCAGAGGAGAGACATTGTCGTCTCCGTAGGGAGCCACCATCTGGGGACGAACGACGTTTCCGCAGGTCAGCCGGGTCGAGTCGTTCCTCCGCGACTGTGGACGGAGGCTGTGCGCATCCGCAGCCGACCGCGTCGTCCGCAGCCGTCCCCAGCCACGGCGCGTTGTGCCGAGGCCGGTCCACACCGTTGTCCCCAGGGTGTGCGTCACGTCTGGCGCGCCCGGACCTTGATCCGGTTGGTCAGCTCCGACACCTGGTTGTAGATCGCGCGGCGCTCCGCCATGAGCGAACGGATCTTCCGGTCGGCGTGCATGACCGTGGTGTGGTCGCGGCCGCCGAACGCCTGGCCGATCTTCGGCAGCGACAGGTCGGTGAGCTCGCGGCAGAGGTACATGGCGATCTGCCGGGCGGTGACGAGGACCCGGCTGCGGGAGGAGCCGCAGAGGTCCTCCATGGACAGCCCGAAGTACGCCGCCGTCGCCGCCATGATCGTCGCCGCGGTGATCTCCGGGCCGCCGTGGTCGGGGATGAGGTCCTTGAGCACCACCTCGGCGAGCGAGAGGTCGACGAGCTGGCGGTTCAGGCTGGCGAACGCCGTCACCCGGATCAGCGCGCCCTCGAGCTCGCGGATGTTGCTCTGGATCTTGCTGGCGATGTACTCCAGCACCTCCGGCGGGGCGTTGAGCCGCTCGGCGGCCGCCTTCTTGCGGAGGATCGCGATGCGGGTCTCCAGCTCGGGCGGCTGGACGTCGGTGATCAGGCCCCACTCGAACCGGTTGCGCAGCCGGTCCTCCAGCGTGGAGAGCTGCTTCGGCGGGCGGTCGGAGCTGATGACGATCTGCTTGTTCGCGTTGTGCAGCGTGTTGAACGTGTGGAAGAACTCCTCCTGCGTCCGCTCCTTGTTCTCCAGGAACTGGATGTCGTCGACCAGGAGGACGTCGACGTCGCGGTAGCGCCGCTGGAACGCGCCGGCCTTGTCGTCGCGGATCGAGTTGATGAAGTCGTTGGTGAACTCCTCGGAGCTCACGTACCGCACCCGGCCCGCCGTCGACAGGCTCAGCGCGTAGTGGCCGATCGCGTGCAGCAGGTGCGTCTTGCCGAGGCCGGACTCGCCGTAGACGAACAGCGGGTTGTACGCCTTGGCAGGCGCCTCGGCGACCGCGACCGCCGCCGCGTGGGCGAACCGGTTGGACGAGCCGATGACGAACGTCTCGAACGTGTACTTCGGGTTCAGCCGCGGCGGCTC
Encoded here:
- a CDS encoding DciA family protein, which gives rise to MSDEQPGPDLARAMLEQARARARRRATEPRPKPDRKRTGGDPQSFGAAIEAFLRARGWENESRVHSVLARWPEIAGPEVADHCTPTSLRDGELVLAAESTAWATQLRLMSRQIQERVNADLGAAVVTTVRVNGPSSGRARAPGEWRVRGGRGERDTYG
- the recF gene encoding DNA replication/repair protein RecF, producing the protein MFVSRLGLTDFRSYPEVVLSFDRGPSTLIGPNGQGKTNLVEAIGYVATLGSHRVATDAPLVRAGAERAVVRCEVMREGRATLVELELTPGKANRARINRAPVPRPREVLGALRTVLFAPEDLALVKGDPHDRRHFLDQLLVARAPRYHGVKADYDRVLKQRNALLKTAAIARGGADFRTLDVWDEHLAQHGAELLAGRIEAVEALRPLVDKAYDVLSGGGGPTGLEYRSSLGPDAPMVPDRDLLSAALLAALSDIRKQELDRGISLVGPHRDELVLSIGDLPAKGYASHGESWSLALALRIASHDLLTADGGEPVLVLDDVFAELDASRRDRLAALVAPREQVLITAAVLGDVPEELQGARYDVAAGQVTRVR
- the gnd gene encoding decarboxylating 6-phosphogluconate dehydrogenase — its product is MPALGMVGLGRMGWGMTQRIREHGLDVVGYDRAPEHRDVDSLAALVEALPAPRVVWVMLPAGAPTQSTLDELLSLLAEGDVVVEGGNSNFRDSIARGRVFAERGIGYVDAGVSGGVWGLTEGFCLMVGGTDEAVAAARPFFDALAPEGGFVHAGEPGAGHFTKMVHNGIEYGLMQAYAEGYELMEAADLRIDVPATVAAWRYGSVVRSWLLDLMVRALETDPGLTKVRGYAEDSGEGRWTVDEAVRAAVPLHVISAALFARFASRQDESIAMKVIATLRNQFGGHAVLPETGETKRDVAE
- the dnaN gene encoding DNA polymerase III subunit beta; this encodes MRFRVERDDFAEAVAWTARSLPARPAVPVLSGLRLEVRGHELTLSGFDYEVSAQATLEVQAEEAGTVVVLGRLLSEITKSLPVAPVSLQTDGARAVLTCGTARFTLPTMPVEDYPSLPDMPPAAGTIASDAFAAAVGQVFVAAGRDDTLPVLTGIRVEIDGDSLTLAATDRYRLAVRELKWRPEPGAEAVTALIPARTINDAAKTLATTGAEVAVALGNGSQGEGMAGFSGGTRRTTTRLLEGEFPKYRSLIPNDFGSVARVTTSALVDAVKRVSLVAQRNTPIRLTLGADELVLDAGTGDEAQASESIEAAYEGEAMTIAFNPTYLLDGLGAIGSDLAELSFNGPVKPAVITGKDAEDYRYLLMPVRLSG
- the dnaA gene encoding chromosomal replication initiator protein DnaA produces the protein MWERSVDSLGEGGLSPQNRAWIQQTRPVGLVEDTALLAAPNEFTKELLDTRYRPLIAELLSGQFGRPIRVAVTVEPRKDGEEAEPAEPEPVEPPVVRETPPAPKTPSEPPRLNPKYTFETFVIGSSNRFAHAAAVAVAEAPAKAYNPLFVYGESGLGKTHLLHAIGHYALSLSTAGRVRYVSSEEFTNDFINSIRDDKAGAFQRRYRDVDVLLVDDIQFLENKERTQEEFFHTFNTLHNANKQIVISSDRPPKQLSTLEDRLRNRFEWGLITDVQPPELETRIAILRKKAAAERLNAPPEVLEYIASKIQSNIRELEGALIRVTAFASLNRQLVDLSLAEVVLKDLIPDHGGPEITAATIMAATAAYFGLSMEDLCGSSRSRVLVTARQIAMYLCRELTDLSLPKIGQAFGGRDHTTVMHADRKIRSLMAERRAIYNQVSELTNRIKVRARQT